The Sinorhizobium fredii USDA 257 region AGCCGGAAAGCGGCTTGCCAGCCAGTCGCCGCGCGAATTGGCGAAAAAGAAGACCATGAGCGGTCCGAGCTCGAGCACGAGCTTCAGGAGCGGGCTCACCTCTGTCTTCGGCTTGGCGGCCTCGATTGTCGACATGTGCGGATCCTGTTCTTGCATTTCTGGCTGCTCATAACACCAGCATTGCGGCAAAACCATATCAGCAGCCGCTTAGGCTGCAAGCGCTCGGTTTCTCGATCAAGCGGCGGCAACCCCGGCGATCGCCTCGGCAAAGTCCTTCGCCTCGAAGGGTTCGAGATCGTCGATACCCTCGCCGACACCGATAAAATAGACCGGCAGCTTGTGCTTGGCGGAGATCGCCACCAGGATGCCGCCGCGCGCCGTACCGTCGAGCTTGGTCATGATCAGGCCGCTGACGCCGGCGACATTGCGGAAGATCTCCACTTGCTGCAGCGCATTCTGACCGGTCGTCGCATCGAGGGTCTGCAGCACGGTGTGCGGTGCGTCGGGATCGAGTTTGCCGAGGACGCGGACGATCTTTTCGAGCTCGGCCATCAACTCGGCCTTGTTCTGCAGCCGCCCGGCCGTGTCGATGATCAGCACGTCCGACTTCTTCTCGCGGGCAAGCTGGAATGCCTCGTAGGCAAGCCCGGCCGCGTCGGCGCCGAGCTTCGAGGCGACGATGTCGGACTTCGTCCGCTCGGCCCAGATCTTCAGCTGCTCGATCGCCGCGGCCCGGAACGTGTCGCCCGCCGCGACCATGACCTTCAAACCCGCGCCGGATAGCTTTGCCGCGAGCTTGCCGATCGTCGTCGTCTTGCCGGTGCCATTGACACCGACGACGAGGATCACGTGCGGCTTATGGCTGAGATCGAGTTCGAGCGGTTTGGCGACCGGCGCCAGCACCTTGGTGATCTCGCCGGCCATGATGCGCGAGACGTCCTCGCCCGTCACATCCTTGCCGTAGCGCTCCGAGGCGAGCGTGTCGGTGATGCGCATCGCCGTCTCGACGCCGAGATCCGCCTGGATTAACAGGTCCTCGAGGTCCTGCAGCGTCGCCTCGTCGAGTTTCCGCTTGGTGAACAGGCTGGCGATCTGGCCGGTCAGCTGCGACGAAGTACGGGCGAGACCGCGGCGCAGCCGCTGGTACCAGGAAAGCTTCGGCTGCGGCGCCGGTGCCGCCTCCTTCGGACGCTTGTCGGAGGTTGCAAAGCCTTTGGGGAGGCTGGGAGCGGCGGCGGCGAGGTCATCGGGTGAGGTATCCCCCTCTGCCCCGCCGGGCATCTCCCCCACAAGGGGGGAGAGAGATGCGGCGCTCTCGTCATCTTCCGGGACGTTTTCGGGAGCGGCGATGTCGGCATGCTTCTCGGGGCCTTCGCCTGCAGCGTCGGTCTCCGGTGCGGTTATCTCCGGAGCATCTTGCGAGCTTGACTCGGACGAGGCGACGCGATCGTCCGCACCCGCCCTGGCCTCCTCAAAGCCCGTCCGGTCGTCCTCGGCAATCGCCTCGGTCTCCCCCAAATCCCCCCCCTTGCGGGGGAGATGTCCCGAAGGGACAGAGGAAGGTATCTCGACCTCATCGCCAAGCGCGGCATCTTCGGAAGGGGCTCACCCCCTCTGCACTGCCGGGCATCTCCCCGCAAGGGGGGAGATCGGAGGCGGAGCGCTCTGGTCTTCCATCTCGACGCTTTCGCCAGGAGCGATGCCGGCGCTTGCCTTGATTTCTTCGCGATGGGTGCCGACCTCATCCGGGGCGCGTTCGACGGATGGCAAAATCTCGCCAGCCCTCTCCTCGCTAGGATCATCGCGATCATCTTCGGCGGTCGCCCCTCCTCTCCCCCCGTGTCGGGGAGATGTCCCGAAACGTCAGAGACGGTTACCGAAGCCTCATCGGCAACCGGCGCCTCCGGCACTACCTCCTGCGGCGGCACGGTTTTCTCTTCGACGGTGTCCTTGCCGAAGGAGAAGATCTTCTTGATGAAACCAATTGCCATGGAAATGTCCGGATATCAGGCCGCAGCCATCTGTTTTCGTTGCATCGCCAGATGCTTGCCATTGTGGCCGGAGATCGTGACCTCCAGCAGCGACCGCGGCTCGAGGCCGGCAGCATCGACGAGCGTAAAGTTCTCGGTATGCGCCAATCCGTTCAACTCGACGAGAATCGTCTGCTCGGTGCCGATCATGCGGTCGAGATGGGCGGCGTGAAGCGCGGCGCCTTTCGCGCGTAGACGCGCGGCCCGCTCCTTGACGAGCGCCCGGTCGAGCTGCGGCATGCGGGCCGCCGGCGTGCCGGGGCGCGGGCTATAAGGGAAGACGTGGAGGTGGGCGAGGCCGCAGTCCTCGGCGAGGCGCACCGCGTTTTCGAACATCTCTTCCGTTTCCGTCGGAAAGCCGGCGATCATGTCGGCGCCGAAGCTGATCTCGGGTCGCAAGCTGCGCACCTGGTCGCAGAAGGCGCGGGCGTCGCCGCTCGAATGGCGCCGCTTCATGCGCTTCAGGATCAGGTCGTCGCCGTGCTGCAGCGAGAGATGCAAATGCGGCATGAAGCGCGGCTCGTCGGCGATCAGGTCGAGGAGATGCCGGTCCGCCTCGATGCTGTCGATCGAGGAAAGGCGCAGCCGCAGGATGTCCGGCACCTGCTTCAGAAGCGTTTTGGCGAGAAGCCCGAGCATCGGGGTTCCAGGCAGGTCGGCGCCGTAGCTGGTCGCGTCGACACCGGTCAAGACGATCTCGCGATAGCCGCTTTCGGTGAGCCGCCGCGCCTGGTCGACGACCGCGCCCATCGGCACGGAGCGGGAATTGCCGCGGCCATAGGGGATGATGCAGAAGGTGCAGCGATGGTCGCAGCCGTTCTGCACCTGAATGAAGGCGCGCACGTGCCCGTCGATGTGCTTGATCATCTGCGGCGCCGTGGCGCGCACGCTCATGATGTCGTTGACGCGCAACTTCTCCTCGGCCGAGACGCCGAAGTCCGGCAGCGAACGATAGGAAGCGCTCGCGAGCTTCTCCTCGTTGCCGAGAACCGCGTCCACCTCTGCCATGTCGGCAAAAGTTTCCTTCTCGGTCTGGGCGGCGCAGCCGGTGACGATGATGCGGGCGTGCGGATTGTCGCGCCGCACGCGGCGGATCGCCTGGCGTGCCTGACGCACGGCTTCGGCCGTGACGGCGCAGGTGTTGACGAGGATGGCGTTGTTCAGCCCCGCCTTCTCGGCCTCCGCCCGCATCACTTCCGATTCATAGGTGTTGAGGCGGCAACCGAAGGTGATGACCTCGACGCCGCTCAAAGCGCTCGCGCTCCGCTTTCGCTGGTCGTGACCTCGCGCTCGAAGGCGCCGGTTGAGGGATCCAGCGTGCCAGACCACTCCCATTCGGCCGGTCCCGTCATGATGACGTGGTTGTCTCGTTCCCGCCATTCGATCAGGAGCGGACCGCCCGGAACATTCACGGTGACAGTGTGGTTCGTGCGACCTGTCCTGGCACCGCTGACCGCGGCAGCACAGGCGGCAGAACCGCAGGCAAGCGTTAGCCCCGCGCCGCGCTCCCAGGTCCTCAGGTCCATCTCCTGGCGCGAACGGACGCGAGCGATCGAGATGTTGGCACGCTCGGGGAAGATCGGGTGATTTTCAAGGAGCGGTCCGAAGCGATCGAGCTCGTAGCTCCACACATCGTTCTCCACCCAGAAGATCGCATGCGGATTGCCCATCGAAGCAACCGAGGGCGAATGCAGCACCGGATCGTCGATCGGGCCGATCTGCAGC contains the following coding sequences:
- the dapF gene encoding diaminopimelate epimerase translates to MTDHVQFARMNGLGNKILVVDMRGRRDRVTPEAAIALNADPATQFDQIMAIHDPKASGTDAWIDIINSDGSMAQACGNGTRCVVQALAAEAGKKAFLFHTVAGLLEAKEHDDGLISVDMGLPRFGWDEIPLAEEFHDTRRIELQIGPIDDPVLHSPSVASMGNPHAIFWVENDVWSYELDRFGPLLENHPIFPERANISIARVRSRQEMDLRTWERGAGLTLACGSAACAAAVSGARTGRTNHTVTVNVPGGPLLIEWRERDNHVIMTGPAEWEWSGTLDPSTGAFEREVTTSESGARAL
- the ftsY gene encoding signal recognition particle-docking protein FtsY — translated: MPSSVPSGHLPRKGGDLGETEAIAEDDRTGFEEARAGADDRVASSESSSQDAPEITAPETDAAGEGPEKHADIAAPENVPEDDESAASLSPLVGEMPGGAEGDTSPDDLAAAAPSLPKGFATSDKRPKEAAPAPQPKLSWYQRLRRGLARTSSQLTGQIASLFTKRKLDEATLQDLEDLLIQADLGVETAMRITDTLASERYGKDVTGEDVSRIMAGEITKVLAPVAKPLELDLSHKPHVILVVGVNGTGKTTTIGKLAAKLSGAGLKVMVAAGDTFRAAAIEQLKIWAERTKSDIVASKLGADAAGLAYEAFQLAREKKSDVLIIDTAGRLQNKAELMAELEKIVRVLGKLDPDAPHTVLQTLDATTGQNALQQVEIFRNVAGVSGLIMTKLDGTARGGILVAISAKHKLPVYFIGVGEGIDDLEPFEAKDFAEAIAGVAAA
- the mtaB gene encoding tRNA (N(6)-L-threonylcarbamoyladenosine(37)-C(2))-methylthiotransferase MtaB — its product is MSGVEVITFGCRLNTYESEVMRAEAEKAGLNNAILVNTCAVTAEAVRQARQAIRRVRRDNPHARIIVTGCAAQTEKETFADMAEVDAVLGNEEKLASASYRSLPDFGVSAEEKLRVNDIMSVRATAPQMIKHIDGHVRAFIQVQNGCDHRCTFCIIPYGRGNSRSVPMGAVVDQARRLTESGYREIVLTGVDATSYGADLPGTPMLGLLAKTLLKQVPDILRLRLSSIDSIEADRHLLDLIADEPRFMPHLHLSLQHGDDLILKRMKRRHSSGDARAFCDQVRSLRPEISFGADMIAGFPTETEEMFENAVRLAEDCGLAHLHVFPYSPRPGTPAARMPQLDRALVKERAARLRAKGAALHAAHLDRMIGTEQTILVELNGLAHTENFTLVDAAGLEPRSLLEVTISGHNGKHLAMQRKQMAAA